A window from Nitrosopumilus adriaticus encodes these proteins:
- the endA gene encoding tRNA-intron lyase: MEETPIVNGEMISEQTCISDKNMIHELELKGYGEVENEKLFLKQFETLFLLYSKKLILKKAKKQIDFDTFMNICQKTDSDILTKFLIYRDLRNRGYVVKDGFGFGSDFRVYERGHFGEKGAKFLIFGLNEGQQEKMGNLQKKIEDITQMGKEPIIAVIERRGEVIYYKINRMNFNENKSRLEESFKI, encoded by the coding sequence ATGGAAGAAACTCCGATAGTAAATGGTGAGATGATTTCTGAACAAACTTGTATTTCTGATAAAAACATGATCCATGAGCTTGAACTGAAGGGATATGGTGAAGTTGAAAACGAGAAATTATTTTTAAAACAATTTGAAACATTATTTTTATTATATTCTAAAAAATTGATTTTGAAGAAAGCTAAAAAACAAATTGATTTTGACACTTTTATGAATATCTGTCAAAAAACTGACTCTGATATTCTTACTAAATTTTTAATTTATCGTGATCTTAGAAATCGCGGGTATGTTGTAAAAGATGGGTTTGGATTTGGTTCTGATTTTCGAGTATATGAAAGGGGACATTTTGGTGAGAAGGGAGCAAAATTTCTAATCTTTGGACTCAATGAGGGACAACAAGAGAAGATGGGTAATCTACAAAAAAAGATTGAAGATATTACTCAGATGGGAAAAGAACCAATAATTGCAGTAATTGAGCGCCGAGGTGAAGTCATCTACTACAAAATTAATCGAATGAATTTCAATGAAAATAAATCTAGACTAGAAGAATCATTCAAAATCTAA
- a CDS encoding tetratricopeptide repeat protein produces the protein MVGLFKHPKRRLKKLLRDGEYDEAIKFGKSLESEYSDDHDFMFIMGSVYFIVEDAKKALPYFEKAFELDNNDVENLTLKTNVHLALEQKDEAIDCCKRILKLQPENTEAELLLDDLKNL, from the coding sequence ATGGTAGGTCTTTTCAAGCATCCAAAGCGTCGTCTGAAAAAATTACTAAGAGATGGTGAATACGATGAGGCTATAAAATTTGGAAAGAGTTTAGAATCTGAATATTCTGATGACCATGATTTCATGTTTATCATGGGCAGTGTTTATTTTATTGTGGAGGATGCAAAAAAAGCATTACCGTATTTTGAAAAAGCATTTGAATTAGACAACAATGATGTGGAGAACCTTACTCTGAAAACTAATGTTCATTTGGCATTGGAGCAAAAAGATGAGGCAATTGATTGCTGCAAACGTATTTTGAAATTACAACCTGAAAATACTGAAGCTGAACTACTCTTGGATGATTTGAAAAATCTCTAG
- a CDS encoding cellulose synthase family protein: MAINPFTAFVFDLFILSAIIITAYTCNFYYLAFLSRKRNEVPLTTDWGNPSITIQLPIYNEKYVAKRLVDAVCNLDYPKDKMRIMVLDDSDDDTVDLLADAVDDYKNQGFKIEHIRRGTRSGYKAGALKHAMKSTDTELVAIFDADFIPPTWFLKRAIPHFTNSKIGLVQCRWGHVNENYSAITQAQALSLDFHFLIEQKAKSNSHLFMNFNGTAGIWKRDCIEDAGGWHTATLVEDLDLSYRAQMKGWKCLFLPDIVVDAELPVQMNAAKRQQFRWAKGSIQCAIKLLSDIALKRKVAVEAKIQAFIQLTRHIVYPLMLIQFLALPILLAGQVNLYVISFLPAITIATYLAMGPGAYIMIMQGMYHKSWKSKAKILPALLIYNAGMSVNNTVAVFDAVVGKKNEFLRTPKYGVLKTKDDWKDNAYNLPFSQVTLLEIFFGVYGILGIFIAVFSNNPIFVPIIGLQATGFFYIAYMSLSHTRFKRNKSSKPRPKTKKEKMANTVYKLSMIGIVGIIIFGGFMAIYGYNTDIYPLDRIRGHLDGIVGSSDPVAIKNHLLAIQEDLALVMEKVPEKTDANGEVISKNPVWIFATESTNLLRIQNDVTTLVASIEKISTVPKDSSAYHTGMLDINGRALSLKTNIMDATPYMYVSVANIMFSTIWIAAILGIFAALKKKKQQFKEIDDTGV; the protein is encoded by the coding sequence ATGGCAATCAATCCTTTCACTGCGTTTGTTTTTGATCTATTCATCTTATCAGCTATTATCATCACTGCATATACTTGCAATTTTTACTATCTTGCATTTCTTTCAAGAAAAAGAAACGAAGTTCCCTTAACTACTGATTGGGGGAATCCGTCAATTACTATCCAACTCCCAATATACAACGAAAAGTATGTTGCAAAAAGATTGGTAGATGCAGTTTGCAATTTGGATTATCCAAAAGACAAAATGAGAATTATGGTATTGGATGATTCTGATGATGATACAGTTGATTTACTTGCAGATGCCGTTGATGATTACAAAAATCAGGGATTCAAAATTGAGCATATTCGACGTGGAACTAGAAGTGGTTACAAGGCTGGGGCACTAAAACATGCCATGAAATCAACTGATACTGAACTTGTTGCAATTTTTGATGCCGACTTTATTCCTCCAACATGGTTTCTCAAAAGAGCAATACCTCATTTTACAAATTCAAAGATTGGCCTTGTTCAATGTAGGTGGGGACATGTAAATGAAAACTACTCTGCAATCACTCAAGCACAAGCACTTAGTCTTGACTTTCATTTTCTTATAGAACAAAAGGCAAAAAGTAATTCCCATCTATTCATGAATTTCAATGGTACTGCAGGAATTTGGAAACGTGATTGTATTGAGGACGCAGGAGGATGGCATACTGCAACACTAGTTGAAGATCTTGACCTTAGTTATCGAGCACAAATGAAAGGCTGGAAATGTCTGTTTCTTCCTGATATTGTAGTTGATGCAGAACTTCCTGTGCAGATGAATGCTGCAAAAAGACAACAGTTCCGTTGGGCAAAAGGCTCTATTCAATGTGCAATCAAATTACTATCTGACATTGCTCTAAAGCGTAAAGTTGCAGTTGAAGCAAAAATTCAGGCATTTATTCAATTAACTCGTCACATTGTTTATCCATTAATGCTGATACAATTTTTGGCTTTACCTATTTTACTAGCAGGACAAGTAAATCTCTATGTGATTAGTTTTTTGCCTGCAATAACTATTGCAACATATCTTGCAATGGGTCCTGGTGCGTATATAATGATCATGCAAGGCATGTATCACAAATCTTGGAAGTCAAAGGCCAAGATTCTACCGGCATTATTAATTTACAATGCTGGAATGTCTGTAAATAACACTGTTGCAGTGTTTGATGCGGTTGTTGGAAAGAAAAATGAATTTCTTAGAACGCCCAAATATGGCGTGCTAAAAACAAAAGATGATTGGAAAGATAATGCATACAATTTACCTTTCTCACAAGTTACACTGCTTGAGATCTTTTTTGGGGTATATGGAATACTAGGTATCTTTATTGCAGTTTTTTCAAATAATCCTATCTTTGTTCCTATTATCGGTCTACAGGCAACAGGATTTTTCTATATTGCATACATGAGTTTGTCTCATACTCGATTTAAAAGAAATAAATCAAGTAAACCACGACCAAAAACTAAGAAGGAAAAAATGGCAAATACTGTTTACAAACTTTCCATGATTGGAATTGTGGGAATTATTATTTTTGGAGGATTTATGGCAATTTATGGATATAATACTGACATCTATCCTCTAGATCGAATTAGAGGCCATCTTGATGGAATTGTCGGCTCATCTGATCCTGTTGCAATAAAGAATCATCTGTTAGCAATTCAAGAAGATTTAGCACTTGTAATGGAAAAAGTACCTGAAAAAACTGATGCAAATGGTGAGGTAATTTCTAAAAACCCTGTTTGGATATTTGCCACAGAATCTACAAACTTGCTTAGAATTCAAAATGATGTAACTACATTGGTTGCAAGTATTGAAAAAATCTCAACTGTGCCAAAGGATAGTTCTGCATATCATACAGGAATGCTGGATATCAACGGTAGGGCGCTATCTTTGAAAACCAATATCATGGATGCAACTCCGTACATGTACGTAAGTGTTGCAAACATTATGTTTAGTACAATTTGGATTGCAGCAATCTTGGGAATCTTTGCTGCATTAAAGAAAAAGAAACAACAATTCAAAGAGATAGATGATACTGGTGTTTAA
- a CDS encoding 50S ribosomal protein L16, translated as MHGANYRTATGQIFTRKEYIKGKPQIKIAKFQGGKRGVYKYCVQLLINEKIQIRHMAIESTRLAANKTLEKTTGETGYYSRLRIYPHNLLRENKQIATAGADRVSEGMRRSWGKAVSLGARVRQGQCIMEMFVNTEAHLEAAKKALHGSCVKLPGTPTIKVIEWNKPSP; from the coding sequence ATGCATGGTGCCAATTATAGAACTGCAACTGGACAAATCTTTACTAGAAAAGAATACATCAAAGGTAAACCCCAGATCAAAATTGCAAAATTTCAGGGAGGCAAAAGAGGAGTTTACAAATATTGTGTGCAATTACTAATCAACGAAAAGATTCAGATCAGACACATGGCAATTGAATCAACCAGATTGGCTGCAAACAAAACTCTAGAAAAGACCACTGGTGAAACAGGTTACTATTCCAGATTAAGAATTTACCCACATAATTTACTTAGAGAAAATAAACAGATTGCAACTGCAGGTGCAGACAGGGTTTCAGAAGGAATGAGAAGATCATGGGGCAAGGCAGTCAGTTTAGGTGCCAGAGTCCGACAAGGTCAATGCATCATGGAAATGTTTGTAAATACAGAAGCCCACTTGGAGGCAGCTAAAAAAGCACTTCACGGTTCATGTGTTAAATTGCCAGGAACACCAACCATCAAGGTTATCGAATGGAACAAACCATCACCATAA
- a CDS encoding sulfurtransferase, giving the protein MSYAHPEVLVDTEWVSQNPPNENRKLVEVDYDPVNGYQKGHIKGATLIWWKRDINDPVTRDIIGKKQFEDLMAKNGITSDTEVILYGDFNNWFAAFVFWVFKIYGHENLKIMNGGRKKWELENKDYTTDEPQLPPTKYIAQPPDEGLRAYLFDVSRALDKEDTVMVDVRSPAEFTGQITAPPEYPMEHAQRGGHIPGANNIPWATAVNDADGTFKAVEELRQNYEPKGVTPDKDVICYCRIGERSSHSWFVLKYLLGYPKVRNYDGSWTEWGNMIGNPVEK; this is encoded by the coding sequence ATGAGTTACGCACATCCTGAAGTTTTAGTTGATACTGAATGGGTATCACAAAATCCCCCAAATGAAAATAGAAAATTAGTAGAAGTTGATTATGATCCAGTAAACGGCTATCAAAAAGGTCACATTAAAGGCGCAACTCTGATTTGGTGGAAGCGTGACATTAATGATCCTGTTACAAGAGATATAATCGGTAAAAAACAATTTGAGGACTTGATGGCTAAAAATGGAATTACATCTGATACTGAAGTAATTCTATATGGCGATTTTAACAATTGGTTTGCAGCATTTGTTTTTTGGGTTTTCAAAATTTACGGTCATGAGAATCTCAAAATCATGAATGGTGGAAGAAAGAAATGGGAATTAGAAAATAAAGATTACACAACTGATGAACCACAATTGCCCCCAACAAAATACATTGCACAGCCTCCGGATGAGGGACTAAGAGCTTATCTGTTTGATGTAAGTCGTGCATTAGACAAAGAAGATACTGTGATGGTTGATGTTAGATCTCCTGCAGAATTCACTGGTCAAATTACAGCTCCTCCAGAATATCCCATGGAGCATGCACAAAGGGGTGGACATATTCCTGGAGCAAATAATATTCCCTGGGCAACTGCAGTCAATGATGCTGATGGAACTTTCAAAGCAGTCGAAGAACTAAGACAAAACTATGAACCAAAAGGTGTTACTCCTGATAAAGATGTAATTTGTTATTGCAGAATTGGAGAAAGATCTTCTCACAGTTGGTTTGTACTAAAATACCTACTTGGATATCCTAAGGTTCGAAACTATGATGGTTCTTGGACTGAATGGGGAAACATGATAGGAAATCCTGTGGAAAAATAA
- a CDS encoding ArsR/SmtB family transcription factor has product MSSKIPDDDFTEKIKILATDDKKIKMFGELFTNDSSREILQLLFNEELTATQISQKTEISLQLVKYHLNKLQDLGVVKISKIEKNSKSQDMKIYTATKFSIVIVPPSFSEKTKESKLLVRSFRHIYKVAGLGIATGFSAIISLSQLEDKVPSSMISSRIASPELSAKTSESIGMDESAESIAASPMVAESESHIQLEKSVESQDYIQENLDVVETVIDSDVSNLGTELFIPFVILTAILGGITVYYLIKYLKNSN; this is encoded by the coding sequence ATGTCCTCTAAAATCCCTGATGATGATTTTACTGAAAAAATCAAAATCCTTGCAACTGATGACAAAAAAATAAAGATGTTTGGTGAGCTGTTTACTAACGATTCTAGCCGCGAAATCCTTCAATTACTTTTCAATGAAGAGTTGACTGCAACTCAGATTTCTCAAAAGACTGAGATTTCGCTTCAACTAGTAAAGTATCATCTTAACAAACTTCAGGATTTAGGTGTGGTAAAAATTTCAAAGATTGAAAAAAACTCAAAGTCTCAAGACATGAAAATCTACACTGCAACAAAGTTCAGTATTGTAATTGTTCCTCCAAGCTTTTCAGAAAAAACCAAAGAAAGCAAGTTACTTGTCCGTTCCTTTAGACATATCTACAAAGTCGCAGGACTAGGAATTGCAACTGGATTCTCTGCAATTATTTCATTGTCTCAACTAGAAGACAAAGTTCCATCAAGTATGATTTCAAGTAGAATTGCATCACCTGAACTTTCAGCAAAAACTTCTGAATCTATTGGAATGGATGAATCTGCAGAATCTATCGCTGCTTCACCGATGGTGGCAGAATCTGAATCACACATACAATTGGAAAAAAGTGTAGAATCTCAAGATTATATTCAGGAAAATTTGGATGTTGTAGAGACTGTAATTGATTCTGATGTTAGCAATTTGGGAACAGAGTTGTTTATTCCATTTGTAATTCTTACAGCAATACTAGGCGGTATCACTGTTTACTATTTGATAAAATATCTGAAAAATTCTAATTAA
- a CDS encoding DNA repair helicase, whose translation MGLRDIELKEEYRSDRDDIVTEFFFPCLSHCIEYDRCVDFLSIQTLATISMAFENFAEGKAKLRMITGHRFRSGDLNLFTKLFSEKFTKSFEGKFIKDTKIQKLQEIVNNGQIELKVAITNSEQVSNSFSERIGIFRDVDDEAVAFTGTSRESFSAQSRDFESVDVFTSWNDKSRVERKMKDFQDLWDNKTKYVDVYDFMFAERNNLLKYSSEWILQD comes from the coding sequence GTGGGATTAAGAGATATTGAATTAAAAGAAGAGTATCGCTCAGACAGAGACGATATCGTAACAGAATTTTTCTTTCCCTGCCTTAGTCATTGTATAGAATATGATAGATGTGTTGATTTTTTATCGATTCAGACATTAGCTACAATTTCAATGGCATTTGAAAATTTTGCCGAAGGTAAGGCTAAATTAAGAATGATCACAGGGCACAGATTCAGATCAGGAGACCTGAATCTGTTTACAAAATTATTTTCTGAAAAATTTACAAAATCATTTGAAGGGAAATTCATCAAAGACACTAAAATCCAAAAACTTCAAGAGATTGTAAATAATGGACAAATTGAATTAAAGGTCGCAATTACAAATTCAGAGCAAGTTTCAAATTCTTTCTCTGAGAGAATTGGAATTTTTAGAGATGTAGATGATGAAGCAGTTGCATTTACTGGAACATCAAGAGAATCATTTTCTGCTCAATCAAGAGATTTTGAATCAGTGGATGTTTTTACATCATGGAATGACAAATCAAGAGTTGAAAGAAAGATGAAAGACTTTCAGGATCTTTGGGATAACAAAACAAAATACGTAGACGTCTATGATTTTATGTTTGCAGAAAGAAATAATCTTTTAAAATATTCATCAGAATGGATATTACAAGATTAG
- a CDS encoding beta-propeller domain-containing protein, producing the protein MNPKITIPIAIIVSVAITSGIMYTIGFEQDIQVTQTLEPEIIYVDKTLEEYFQGTQNIKKISSQEELKKILEVSAVFNGQIFDERMLRSFSVMDGDMAVAESAPQAEPAVKTQSGGSEYSTTNVQVANVDEPDYLKNDSKYVYIVSRNTLSIIDAYPAESAKLILKIALDIESQYIQNMFLNGDRLVIFYNGQSDDQIIPQYDFVPQRSYEPVTHALIVDVSDKENPTILKDYSIDGHFRDARMIGDYAYFVTNSHINYQYPRLPVIMEDAVRIMTPEAFYFDNVEQFSNFSTLTAIDIFGDKINSETFLMGYSGTFYVSEDNFYLTYQQNMPFGFYENSSRDRFFDVVVPLLPKDIQDEIKVIKSDSSLNSSSQWMKISELMQKSYNTMNKDDKEKLFEKIKQALIEYDTKKQQDTQKTIIHKVSINEDKIEYVAKGSVPGRLLNQFSMDQSGDRFRVATTTEYYIQHQGTIRSNSVYVLDENLNIVGGLEDIAPDESIFSSRFIGERLYLVTFQQIDPFFVIDLSTDTPKILGELKIPGFSNYLHPYDEEHIIGIGRDTKELDNNRVQQLGIKIALFNVKDVKNPIVADDIVIGDSSTHSEALFNHKAFFFDKTRGILSIPVNGDVKSLNESSSKMFAPEYNRWSGFYVFEIDALNGINTKGTITHSEEDSRYYGMGEARTFYIDDVLYTASEQHLKMNDFDSLEKINSIKLENTGKFIEYMEDEILR; encoded by the coding sequence ATGAATCCAAAAATAACAATCCCAATTGCAATAATCGTTTCAGTAGCCATAACATCGGGAATTATGTACACTATTGGCTTTGAACAAGATATTCAAGTAACTCAAACTCTAGAACCAGAGATAATCTATGTCGATAAAACTTTAGAAGAATATTTCCAGGGAACTCAAAATATCAAAAAAATATCTTCACAAGAAGAATTAAAGAAAATTTTAGAGGTATCAGCTGTCTTTAATGGTCAAATTTTTGATGAAAGAATGCTAAGAAGCTTTTCTGTAATGGACGGAGACATGGCAGTAGCAGAATCTGCACCACAGGCAGAACCGGCAGTTAAAACACAATCTGGCGGCTCAGAGTACTCTACAACAAATGTTCAAGTTGCAAATGTCGACGAACCAGACTATCTCAAAAATGATTCAAAGTATGTCTATATTGTATCAAGAAACACACTTTCGATAATTGATGCATATCCTGCTGAATCTGCAAAATTAATTCTCAAAATTGCTCTAGATATTGAATCACAGTACATACAAAATATGTTCCTTAACGGAGACAGACTAGTAATATTTTACAACGGGCAAAGCGATGACCAGATAATTCCCCAGTATGATTTTGTTCCACAAAGATCATACGAACCTGTAACACATGCATTAATTGTAGATGTATCTGATAAAGAAAATCCAACAATCCTAAAGGATTACTCTATTGATGGACACTTTAGAGATGCAAGAATGATTGGAGACTATGCATACTTTGTAACAAATAGCCACATCAATTACCAGTACCCAAGACTTCCAGTAATAATGGAAGACGCTGTTAGAATAATGACACCTGAGGCATTTTACTTTGATAATGTAGAGCAATTCTCAAACTTTAGCACACTTACTGCAATTGACATCTTTGGTGATAAAATTAATTCTGAGACATTTCTCATGGGATATTCAGGAACATTTTATGTGTCAGAGGATAACTTTTACTTGACTTACCAGCAAAATATGCCATTTGGTTTTTATGAAAACTCATCACGTGATAGATTCTTTGATGTAGTTGTTCCACTATTACCAAAAGATATTCAAGATGAAATAAAAGTAATCAAAAGCGATTCTTCATTGAATTCATCATCACAGTGGATGAAAATATCAGAGCTAATGCAAAAGTCATACAATACAATGAACAAAGACGATAAAGAAAAACTATTTGAAAAGATAAAGCAGGCTCTAATTGAGTACGACACAAAAAAACAGCAAGACACACAAAAGACAATTATTCACAAAGTATCAATCAATGAGGACAAAATAGAATATGTTGCAAAAGGTTCAGTCCCAGGACGACTACTTAATCAGTTTTCAATGGATCAGAGCGGGGATAGATTCAGAGTTGCAACTACTACAGAATACTACATACAGCATCAAGGAACCATTAGGTCAAATTCAGTCTATGTCTTAGATGAGAATCTAAACATAGTTGGAGGTTTGGAAGATATTGCACCTGATGAGAGTATTTTCTCATCAAGATTTATTGGAGAACGACTATACCTGGTAACATTCCAGCAAATCGATCCATTTTTTGTGATTGACTTGTCAACTGACACTCCGAAGATTCTAGGTGAACTCAAGATTCCAGGATTTTCAAATTATTTGCATCCATATGATGAAGAACACATTATTGGAATTGGCAGAGACACAAAAGAACTAGACAATAATAGAGTTCAACAACTAGGCATCAAAATAGCATTATTCAATGTAAAAGACGTAAAGAATCCAATTGTGGCAGACGATATTGTGATTGGAGATAGTTCCACTCATTCAGAAGCACTGTTCAACCACAAGGCATTCTTCTTTGATAAGACAAGAGGAATCCTGTCAATTCCAGTAAATGGAGATGTAAAAAGCCTCAATGAAAGTTCCTCCAAGATGTTTGCACCAGAATACAACAGATGGAGCGGTTTCTATGTATTTGAGATTGATGCATTAAATGGAATCAATACAAAAGGAACCATTACTCATTCAGAGGAAGATTCAAGATACTATGGGATGGGGGAGGCAAGAACTTTCTATATCGATGACGTGTTGTACACTGCATCTGAGCAGCATCTAAAGATGAACGACTTTGATAGCTTGGAGAAAATCAATTCAATAAAACTTGAAAACACTGGAAAGTTTATCGAATACATGGAAGATGAAATTTTACGTTAA
- a CDS encoding cation:proton antiporter: MQNISLQLDTGEIHSSLNTTVNSLIEQITPELPHASFVTDLAFIMIIGAVVTLAFFKIRQPLIIGYLFAGMLIGPLSPFWSWVLPEGGPSSDVLGGVGILSNISALNLFAEIGVILLLFVIGIEFPYAKIKSIGRVAVGVGTLGLFSTLGVVFYAATALGLGFLDALFISAALSISSTAIIVKILEEMGRIKNESSILVLGILIVEDIIAVILISSLQSIALVGTISIESVIVIALVATGLIVGTFTIGTRIIPRLIDKVAAAEHREILLLSVLGVCFGYALLANIVGLSVAIGAFLAGVLVAESKSAEVAKLLSSPIKDMFVAIFFISVGALMDVSELENYIFIAIALIAVATGMKFGGNLVGNVIFRQRRVKAIRSAFTLAAPRGEFSIVIVKVGVDIGAVSAFLFPLIGIISIITAFISPFLVKAGDKIVPKVEEKKDV, from the coding sequence ATGCAAAACATTTCACTTCAGTTAGATACTGGTGAAATTCATAGCTCTCTTAACACAACTGTAAATAGTTTAATTGAACAAATTACTCCTGAACTTCCACATGCATCTTTTGTAACTGATTTGGCATTTATCATGATTATTGGTGCTGTAGTAACTTTAGCTTTTTTTAAAATTAGACAACCACTCATAATTGGATATCTTTTTGCTGGGATGCTTATTGGTCCCCTCTCACCGTTTTGGTCTTGGGTATTACCTGAAGGTGGTCCATCTTCTGATGTTTTGGGTGGTGTAGGAATATTATCTAACATTTCTGCATTGAATCTTTTTGCTGAGATTGGTGTAATTTTGTTACTTTTTGTAATTGGAATTGAATTTCCCTATGCCAAGATCAAAAGTATTGGAAGGGTGGCAGTAGGGGTTGGAACTTTGGGGTTGTTTTCCACTTTAGGTGTTGTATTTTATGCCGCAACCGCATTGGGTTTGGGCTTTTTAGATGCATTGTTTATTTCAGCAGCACTATCTATTTCCAGTACTGCAATAATTGTCAAAATTTTAGAGGAAATGGGGAGGATCAAAAATGAATCCTCTATTCTTGTCTTGGGAATTTTAATTGTAGAGGACATTATAGCAGTTATTTTGATTTCATCTTTACAGTCGATTGCTTTAGTTGGAACCATATCCATAGAATCTGTTATTGTTATTGCACTAGTTGCTACTGGTCTTATAGTTGGAACATTTACCATTGGAACTAGAATAATTCCGAGATTGATTGATAAAGTTGCAGCAGCTGAGCATCGCGAAATTTTACTGCTCAGTGTCCTAGGCGTATGTTTTGGATATGCATTACTTGCAAACATTGTTGGGTTATCCGTTGCCATAGGAGCATTTTTGGCAGGTGTGTTGGTTGCAGAATCAAAATCTGCTGAAGTTGCAAAATTACTTTCTAGTCCCATCAAAGATATGTTTGTGGCAATTTTCTTTATTTCAGTTGGTGCTCTGATGGATGTGTCTGAACTTGAAAATTATATTTTCATCGCAATTGCCCTGATAGCAGTAGCTACCGGAATGAAGTTTGGTGGGAATTTGGTTGGAAATGTTATCTTTCGGCAAAGGCGTGTTAAAGCAATCCGTTCGGCATTTACATTAGCTGCTCCGAGAGGTGAGTTCTCAATTGTAATTGTAAAGGTTGGCGTTGATATAGGAGCCGTTAGTGCATTCTTGTTCCCATTGATAGGTATAATTTCTATCATCACTGCTTTTATTTCCCCCTTTTTAGTAAAAGCTGGAGATAAAATAGTACCTAAAGTAGAGGAAAAGAAAGATGTCTGA
- a CDS encoding 4Fe-4S dicluster domain-containing protein: MSLLLKDRVYTMEAPTAKRGVYPLHGYKLGLYRLPIKLEDPVELKSVHDGLKKAFEMDMYADRIYATYRWKEQNMDDPDAKGYEEVELSVTVEIVSGEVVDIIYQIFPIEKFGDPNWVKDYRKKADHFAKMVIDTILRNTILADKMISYFAKTEKISEVAAIQKLEELTPLAKIVLGAKPKPVEAKDEDVEEDEGDIEIPDGAKPGPIDVEFKGKMKPSAAYEAPEHTIKTWGRKGTSNGIMGVWGEFVSVDYDICIADGGCIEACPVGVYEWFDTPGNPASDKKPLMSKEPDCIFCLACEGVCPPQAIKIFEQK, from the coding sequence ATGTCTTTACTTTTAAAAGATCGAGTCTATACCATGGAGGCCCCAACAGCAAAGCGTGGAGTTTACCCACTACATGGATACAAACTTGGATTATACCGATTACCAATTAAATTAGAAGATCCAGTTGAGCTAAAATCAGTACATGATGGTCTCAAAAAAGCATTTGAAATGGACATGTATGCTGATAGAATTTACGCTACTTATCGTTGGAAGGAGCAAAACATGGATGATCCTGATGCTAAAGGATACGAAGAAGTTGAACTTTCAGTTACTGTAGAAATTGTTAGTGGAGAAGTCGTTGATATTATTTATCAAATATTCCCAATTGAAAAATTCGGTGATCCAAACTGGGTCAAAGACTATAGGAAGAAAGCAGACCATTTTGCCAAAATGGTGATTGACACTATTTTACGAAACACCATCTTAGCAGACAAAATGATTTCTTATTTTGCAAAGACTGAAAAAATTTCTGAAGTTGCTGCAATTCAAAAACTAGAAGAACTAACTCCGTTGGCAAAAATTGTTCTTGGTGCAAAACCAAAACCAGTTGAGGCAAAGGATGAAGATGTGGAAGAAGATGAAGGAGACATTGAAATCCCAGACGGTGCAAAACCCGGTCCTATTGATGTGGAATTCAAAGGAAAAATGAAACCTTCAGCTGCATATGAAGCACCAGAGCATACTATCAAGACTTGGGGAAGAAAAGGCACCAGCAATGGAATCATGGGTGTTTGGGGGGAATTTGTTTCAGTAGATTATGATATTTGTATTGCAGATGGTGGTTGTATTGAAGCATGTCCTGTAGGCGTCTATGAGTGGTTTGACACTCCAGGAAATCCAGCATCCGACAAAAAACCACTAATGTCTAAAGAACCTGACTGTATCTTTTGTCTTGCATGTGAGGGTGTTTGCCCACCACAGGCAATCAAGATCTTTGAGCAAAAATAA